From Pirellulales bacterium:
GTCGGGTGTTTCGCGTCGACGATCCGCGGCTCGCGGTCGAGCAACTGATAAATGCGGTCGCTCGCCGCCGACGCACGCTGAATGCGGCTGAACACCTCCGACAGCTTTCGGGCAGGATCGCTGACGCCCGCCAGCAGGCCGTAGAACAGCAGCAGGGCCTCGAAGCTGGGCGGCTGCCGTCCCATGGGGATGCCGAACAGGTTGTTCTTCTGCTTCAGCACGAGGTAGGCGCCGGCCAGCAAGGCCACGCAGACCGTGGTCATGCCCATCACCTCGGTGACGGGCCGCGTGAGCGAATCGTAGCGGGCGATGCGCATGGCCTTTTTGAGGTACTTTTTGCTGACCTGGTGGAACCGCCAGCGCTCGCTGCGTTCCATCGTGAAGGCCTTGACGACCTTGACTCCTTGGAACGTCTCTTCCAGGATGTTGTAAATCTGCGACATCTCTTCCATCGCTTTGCGGTTGGCCCGTTTCAGCGTCTTGGCCAGCCAGCGGATGAGCAAGGCCGAAAGCGGCGCGACGACCAGCGACAGCAGCAGCAACTGCCAGCAGACGCAGGCCGCGCCGACCAGGCAGGTGATCATTTTCAGCGGCTCGCGGATGAGCTTGCCGAAAAAGTCGTTCAGGCCGCTCGAAAGGCTCTCCATATCGAAGGTGAAGCGGCTCATCAGCTCGCTGGTGCCTTCGCTGGTGAAGGTGGCGAGGTCCATGCGGAGCGTGCGGCGATAGAACTCCTTGCGCAGGTTGAACACCACCCTTTGGGCCAGCCGCGCCACCAGGATCTGCTGCGCGACGAAGAACAGGCTCTTGACGATTGTGCCCGCCAGCAGTGCCCCGACCACGAGCATCAACGTCAGGAAGGGATCTTGTGGGAAGAGGGGCTGGAGGAGGTGTTGGTTGACCCACCGATATCGGGCGGCGTCGTGGTCTTCCAGCTCTGCCTGGCGCAGCAGACGTTGCCGCGTTTTTTCGAGGCCGTCACGCTGGTCGGCGGCCGTCGCCGGGATCTCGGCGGCGAGTTTGGCGGCTTCCGCTCGGAGTTCGGACGCCTTTTTTTCGGACTGGACGACCGACTCGTCCGCCCACTGTTGCAGCGACCGGCCTTTGGTGGTCACTTCGACCAGCGGATAGACGGTGCTGATATTGCCGCCCCAAAGCACGGCCACGACGAAGGCACACGCGACTGACGCGGCGAGCGTCAGCGGATAACGTAGCGCCAGGCGCAGTGCCCTGCCGAAGTTGTTCATCCCTGCAAATCCAGTGGCGCGCATCGAGCGGACGGAAACGGCCGGCAAGCTACCAGAATCGCGGCTTTCGGCCAAGGTCAGCGGACGGCACCGCATGGTAGAATGGGAAACGGGGCTGGATGGTCGCTTTAAGGGAGAAACGAGCTATGGCCACGATCACGCTTCAAGAGGCCCAAGCAAAGCTGTCGGACTTGGTCCATCGACTCACGCCGGGTGAAGAGGTGACAATCACCGAAAATGACCGTCCCGTAGCGAAACTGGTCAGCGAGTTACCCCCGCCGAAGCCCGGCCTGCGCCCCCCGCCTGGCCTCGGCAAGGGTTACATCACGATCCTTGCGGACAATGACGACCATCTGAAGGATTTCGCGGAGTACATGCCACGTCTCTGGTGATGCCTGTGGGTTGGCCGCGAACATCGAGGACGACGTTATTCTTCGATGGTGCCAAAGCCGGTTCGAGGACCCGGAATCTGCAGCAGGTCGTAAATCCGGGGATCGGCCAGCGTGTCGGCCACCAGCGTGGCGCCGCTGAAATCGTGCAAGTGGCTGTGCCCGCCGGGCACGGCCACCACGACCGCCCCGGCGGCGACCGCCGCCCGGCAGCCATTCTGGCTGTCTTCGAACACGACCATCTCGCCCGGCGGCACGCCGAAACAGGCGGCCGCCTTGAGGTAGATTTCGGGGTGGGGCTTGCCTTCCGCGACATCTTCGGCCGTGAGGACGAACTGAAAGCGCGGTTCGAGGTCGAAGCGTCCCAAAACGTCGGCGGTGAACGGCCGGCCGCTGGAGGTGGCGACCGCCTTGGGGATTTCCGATTGTTCCAAGGCTGCCAGCAATTCAGGCACGCCCCGCATCAAGGCCAGCCGCTGGTCGAGAATGGCGGGGAAAATCCGGGCGCTCTCCGCGGCCAGGGTTTCGACGGTGTCGCTTAGGCCGTGGTAGTCGATCATCATTTGCAGGGCCACCCGGCCGGGTCGCCCCATCATGGCGTGCAGCAATTCCGGCCCGAATTCGTGCCCTCGCCGCCGCAGCAGCTCGCCGCCGACATCCTGGTAAAGGTCCTCGGTGTTGAAAAGTAGGCCGTCCATGTCGAAAACGGCGGCAGTCGGTGGCGACGGGGAAACGTCATTTTGCGAAGAATCAGGGCCAATCACGCGGGTGTATGCTCTTTGGAATGATTTGTGCAATTCGATTCAAGCGGCGGTAGGTGCCCGGCCGACGTGAAATGCTAGCGCCGGCCGTGCCGAGGGCGAAAAATTCCTTTACCTCTTGACCGCCACTGGTTAAAATGTTAACGCCAAGTGTAGCCAAATGGCGATCGCAATTCGTCTTGGCGTAGAAGTCAACTCTTTCACGAAAGGTAGAATCGATGGTCGCAGGCGACCTCGGTGGTAACTCCCAAAGCGAAGACCCTTTACCGTCTCGGACAGACGAACCTCCGTCTTCGGTAAACTCAATTCCGACAAACCCCTCTTCTCATCTTGAATCGCTCGCCGATTCGGCCGGAAACAGAGCCACCGGCCGCCAGTCTTCCCTCTCAACTTTAGATGAGGGAATTTCGGGCGAACCATCCGCAGGCCGGGTTCTTCTCTGGAACCGGCTTCCCAGGAGTATCTGGCTGATGAGTCCGCTGGCCTTGGCACACGCCGTGGCGTCGATCGTCAGCATTTAGTTCCTCACGCGTTTCAGCCTCGCCGCACAAGCGAGGACGCTTATGCTACGGTTGCCGCCGAACGCAGCAGGCCGACGAATGCCTTCATGAAGGGCGTGCTGTCGTGCCAGGTGCGAGCGGTCACGAGATTGCCGTCGACTACGCACGGCTGGTCCACGTAGGCGGCGTCGCCCTGTTGGGCGTCGAGAGCACATTTGGCCACGGTCGTCACCTTGCGGCCGCGAATGACGCCCGCGGCCGTCAGGATTTCGATCCCGTGACACACGGATGCGACCGGCTTGCCGGTCTCGAAGAAGTGCCGCGTAATTCGCAGCAGATCCTGGTCGTAGCGCAGATATTCGGGTGCCCGGCCGCCGGAAATGAACAGCCCGGCGAACCGTTCCGGCTGAACGTCGCGGAAGGCCGCCGTGGCACGCAGATGGTAGCCGGGGCCTTCGCGCGTAATGTCCCAACGGTCGTCGCCGGGCGGGATCTCGTGCGTGACAAGGTGATAGAGGCGGGCTTCGGGACCGCAAACGACCACCTCGAAGCCGTCTTCGGGCAAGCGAAAGAAGGGATAGAGCGTGTCCATCACCTCGCTGGCGTCGCCGATCGGCATTAAAACTTGGGGCATGGCGGGCAGTTGGCTTCTCAGAGCAGCTTCTTGGGGAAGAAGGCCACCAGCGCGAACGTGGCCAGCGGCCCTAACAGCAACGACAGCAGGAACCAGTTGAGTCCGCTACGGTTCTTGCCTTGAGCCAGCCCGGCATTGATCAGGGCCAGGCTGCCCCAGCCAACGAAATAGGGTCCGGCATCGTGCATCCGGCTATCATACCGAAAACTGTCGCCAAACGGGAGGTATCAGTATTGCCAGTACGTAAAGCCGGGGCGATCGAAGTGCGGGTACATCGAAAAACCATACAGGCCGGGCGTGAAGCCGCCGTCCCAATAGCCGTAGTAATAGTTCTGGTGAGGCCCGCGGTAGCCGTTGCTTTGATACGAGCTGAGTCCCTGGCCCGTCATGCCGCGCCCTTCATAATCCATCGGATCGTCAGGCCCGGAGTGGTTGGTCCACGGTCCGTGCGCGGCTGTGCTCGGCGCTCGCTGGCGCTCTAGCTCGTAGTTGGCTCGATGCCGGTGGTAATGGGCATTACCGGCGTCATAGGAGCTCCAGTAACCGGGCGGCAGTTGGGCCCAAGCGGCGGCGGGCACCAGAGCGGCGGCAAAAACGGCAAATCGCAGCAGGACGCGCATGACATGACACTCCAAACGGTTCCGGTTCTGGACTCTCCATCAAGCCTAGCACGTAGCGGACCGGAAAGGCCCTCAACGCAGGCGGTTAAATGAGCTATGCTGGATTTTCGGGCCTCGAATCCCTTCATCCCAGGGCTGTCTGAGCGTCGATGTTGAATGCCTTGATCCTGTTCCTGCTCGCCGCCGGGCAGTTCGAGCTGATGGTGATGCTCGTCAACCGGCTGCACGCCTACCGCATCCGCGGACCTGCGCTGCGCTGGGTCCGCGACCTACACGAGCTGTTGATCCTCCTTCTGCCGGTCTTCATGGCTTGGGTCGTGGGCTGGCACGGCACGCGGCTGCTGGCGGGCGGAAGCTGGCTGGCGTTGCCGATCGGTTGGTTCGTTTACTTGGCGATTTGTGGGATGGGCACGCTCGGCATGTTCTACTCGGCGGTGCGATATGCCCTGCGGTCGTTGCCCGCGGCGCAACTCTCGAATCACACCCACGTGGTAAACGTCGCCGAGCAACTTGGCTACCGGCCGCTCGGCGACGGCCCTTACGCCTCGCTCACGCGCCTGCCGGGAAATCAGCTTTTTCAGGTCGAAGTGTCGGAAAAGGTGTATCGCCTGCCGCGGCTGCCGAGCGAGTGGGACGGACTTTCCATCTTGCACCTCACCGACTTCCACTACATTGGCACGCTCGATCGACCGTTTTTCGAGCGCCTGATCGAGCTTGGCCAGGCGACGCGCCCAGACCTGATCGTGTTCACCGGCGACCTGTTGGACGATATGCGGCTGCTCGATTGGCTCGAACCGACCTTGGGCCGGCTGGAGGCGCCCCTGGGCCGCTACTTTATTCTGGGCAATCACGACTGGTATTTGCAGCCCGACCGCATTCGTGAAGCGATGACGAGCTTAGGTTGGCACGACCTGGCAGGCCGCACCGCCGTGGTCGCGGGCGATAAGTCTCCCTTGGTGCTGGGCGGCAGTGAGGTGCCGTGGATGGGCCGGCATCCCGACTTTTCGGCTTCGCCGCACGATGCCTTTCGCATTCTCCTGAGCCACACCCCCGACAATTTGCCGTGGGCCAGGCGTCAGGGGATCGATCTGATGCTCTCCGGTCATAACCACGGCGGCCAGGTTGTGCTGCCGATCGTGGGACCGATCTACTCGCCGAGCAAGCACGGCTGCCGCTATGCCTCCGGCGTCTTCGACGCTCCACCAACCTTGCTCTACGTCTCGCGCGGCATCTCCGGTCGCCACCCCGTTCGTTGGCGATGCCGGCCGGAGTTGACCAAGCTGGTGCTGATGTCATCGTAAACTGCCCATCTTTTCGACAGTCGTTGCACAGATTCCAGGCAATCGCACCCCTCGCTCGCTCACCTCTTTTCGCCGTAACCTACTTGCGTTTTTCGCTTTGTGTTATACGATGCCTTCTTGGCAGAGTGGTCGGCACCCGACTTGCTTTGAAGGGCCGGCTTATTCTCGCGGCTGCCTTTGGCCGGCAAGCGCTCGCGAGATGGCTCCGGAACGCCACGGAGTGCGTTCCCTACAGGGGCACGGAGTGCGTTCCCTACAGGGGCTCGATTGGGGCTGTTCGTCGTTCCTTCTGGTCTTTGGTCGATTTTTAAGCGAGGAAATTGTGAAACCCAAAGAGGTATTGGCTCTCTGCCGAGAAAAAGACGTTAAGGCGGTCGATCTGCGATTCATGGACTTTCCGGGCATCTGGCAGCACTTCACCATCCCGGTCAACAAGCTGGAAGAGGACATCTTCGAAGACGGCCTCGGCTTCGACGGCTCCAGCATCCGTGGCTGGCAGGCCATCAACGAGAGCGACATGATTCTCGTGCCGCAGCCGGAGACGGCGGTGATCGATCCGTTCACCACCCTCCCCACGATCAGCATGATCTGCAACATTCAGGATCCGATCACGCGGGAGGATTACACCCGCGATCCGCGAAATGTTGCCCGCAAGGCGGTCAACTATCTGAAGAGCACCGGCATTGCCGACACCTGCTTCATCGGCCCCGAAGCCGAGTTCTTCGTCTTCGACGACATCCGCTTCGACGCCAAAGCCCAGGAGTCGTACTACCACATCGACAGCATCGAGGGCGAGTGGAACCGCGGCCGGGTGGAAAGCCCGAACTTGGGCTACAAGCTGCGTCACAAGGAAGGCTACTTCCCGGTGCCGCCGGCCGACCAGTTGATGGACATCCGCAACGAGATGATGCAGACCATGATCGAGTGCGGCATGGACGTCGAGGCCCAGCACCACGAGGTGGCAACGGCCGGGCAGTGCGAGATCGACCTGCGCTTCCAGGATCTCGTCAAGATGGCCGACTACATGTGCATGTATAAGTACATCATCAAGAACGTCGCCAAGAAGTACAACAAGACGGTGACGTTCATGCCCAAGCCGCTTTACGGCGACAACGGCTCCGGCATGCACACGCACATCTCGCTCTGGAAGCAGGGCGAGCCGCTCTTCGCCGGCAGCGGCTACGCCGGCCTGAGCGAAATGGCCCTCTACGCCATCGGCGGGCTGCTGCGGCATGCTCCTTCGATTCTGGCTTTCTCGAACCCCACGACCAACAGTTACAAGCGGTTGGTGCCGGGCTACGAAGCGCCGGTGAACCTGGCTTACTCGCAACGGAACCGTTCGGCCTCGTGCCGCATTCCGATGTACAGCCCCAGCCCCAAGGCCAAACGCGTCGAGTTCCGCTGCCCCGATCCGAGCTGCAATCCCTATCTCTCGTTCTCGGCCATGCTGATGGCCGTGATCGACGGGATTCAGAACAAGATCAATCCGGGCGAGCCGCTCGACAAGGACATTTACGACCTCTCGCCCGAAGAACTGGCCGAGGTGCCCAAGACGCCGGGCAGTCTCGACGAAGCGCTCGATTCGTTGGAGCGCAACCACGCCTTCATGTTGCGGGGCGACGTGTTCACCGAGGACGTGATTGGGACCTGGATCAAGTACAAGCGTGAGAAGGAAGTCGACGCCATGCGGCTGCGACCGCACCCCTACGAGTTCTGCCTGTACTACGATATCTAATATCGCCGGCACGACGTGCCTGCTCGATGGTTCAAGCCTCGACACCGGGCTGGTGGTTCCCGCCGCCAGCCCGGTTTGTTGCGCGGCATGCGTTGCCGCCGTCAGACGGAGGACGGGCTTCGACGTTTCCTGCCAATCGCATTGTCTGATTGTCGGTAGGCGGTTCGCGGCATAGAATACTATGGTTCCTTCAGGTCGGTTTAGGCGCGGACGGAAACCATGCCAGCTCAATTAAGCAATGTTCTTGAAGCGGAGGAGGCTTTGGCCGCACGGGTGGCTGGCTGTGACTCGGTCATCGACGAGATCGTGCCGACCACAGCCAGGGCATACTGGGATTTAAGAAGCGACGAGCAACGGCGTCCCGTGCTCACGCTTGCATTGAGCGATCCGTTCGGCTACGCGGCGGCGGATTTCGCCCCTGACGAGCTCGCGCCGACCGATCATCTGCGCCGACGCGTTGATAGCTTGGTCGGCGAGCTCGTGCAATCGTCGCGGCGTGAGCGGATTGAAATCCGCGATGCGTTTGTAACGGCCCAACAGATCGAGGATTTTCGGCAGCGTCTGAGTGCTGTTCCCGATATTGCGGCCAAGCGACCAAAACTCTACAACCGCATCCAGATGTCGCCGAGCGATTCCAACCGCATGCTAGTCGCAGATTTCGCGGTCGAGGTCGATGCGGATGTGGCGGAGCAGGTGAAGCAGGTTATTCGTGACAGCGGCTTCAACCTACGGGGCGCACCGTTGCTGGGGCGCCATGGTATCCGCGACCGCGTGCGTGAACTAGTCGAGTCTCACATGCATGACGGCCAGCCGGCGCCGCGGTACGCGATCTGCTTTGACACGCACGACGCGGCCGACGTGCATCTTCTTGAAATCTCGGACGAAGCTCCGGAAGGTCCCGGGCCGGATCTGGAGGGGATCGGATTGTCTGCCGGAGATGCGGTTCCTGGAGCGCGGTCAATCGTTCTGTACCTGGTGACGCCGGATGGCTTGCGACGGGCCATTCGACGGCATCCGAATCATCCGGCTGTCCGACAATTGCGAACCAAAGATTGTTGGTTTGTCCGTCCCGACGATCGTGGCGAAGCTTTCTATCGAGAGTTTCCAGAGCTGTCGGGAGAATGACTTGAACTGGTCAGACCACAAAGATCTCGCCGTTGGCTTGCGCGATCAGGGGCTGGCAGACTGCGTCGCGGCCCGATTTGCGTTAAGGCCCGACCATGAACGTGGAAATTTGCAGCCGCTGACGGTCCTCGCCGAAAACACGGAATACCCATTTTGGTCGGCGGCGTCGGAACAGTTAGTGACGGCCGCTTGCGGCCTTACGATGGAAAACCACGGAGTGCGGGCGATCAAAGCGCTTCGGACGCTTCTCGATGCGATGTCGCGTTCGGATCCACCGCAGTTCACGAAACCAATTCGACAATTCTTGGAAGACCTGCCGTTTTCCACTGCAATTTCTAGTTGGCCGGAATCGTGATCGCCCAAAGCTTTCTGTACGTCGTGCTATGTCGTATGCTCGGCAGACAACTACTCCCACGTGTCGACGCGTCGTTTGAGCACCCCCGGAAAGTTGCTCCAGGCTTTTTGATAGGTCGCTTCCAAAGGCACACGCACGTATTCTTCGGGCCTGAGAAAGACGGGCATGTCGGTCAGCGGATCGCCGACGTTACGCGTTTCAATGTACGCGGTGAGTTCTTGGCCGGCAGAATAGGCTGCCAGCATCCGAGGTCGTTCCTTCGGTGGGGCGATCTCGGCTGTGTCCTCGGTGGCGAATTCCTGCCAGATGGCTGCGTGAATGCCGAAGGGGGCATGGCGCGTCGGCGGAAAAAGATCGATCACGAGCAAATGGATGCCATGACGCAGAAACGATGCCGCGCGATCGACGAAGGACCGCAACGCCGCGGTCGTGGCTTTGTTGCCAGGAACCAAGATCTCGATTACTGCCACGACCTCGCTTTCGACGCCACGAATGGTGATGCGGTTCGCCGCCGCTGCATAACCGTATTCTGATGTCAGTCGCAGGATACGTCCGGGCGGAGGCTCCGCGGCGACACTCACGACGACGTCGGCATTCGCTTTTTCGTCGTGCGGATCGAGCTTCGGCGGCGGTCCCAAGTCCGCAAAATCATAAAGCGGCGGAAGCTCTTTCCGCTCGATCATCGCGTAGTGGCTCCCGGGCAGCCCGCCGTTGTTCAACGAGTCGCTGATCGCGCAAATCCAGCTTAGGTGAAAGCTCTGAAACAGCCTCGCATCAACCCGTGTCCAATCGTGTATTGGCATCGTTACCTCGTCGCTTTCGACTGCGGGGATTTTGGATTTCGGATGACCCAATCGAAAATCCAAAATCCAAAATCTAAAATGGAATGGTGGGCCGGCGCTCGCAAGCTCGCTGGTCCCACCCTACCACCTTATCCCAGACTCAGCGTCACGGTCTTCGTCTCGGTATACGCTTCCAACCCTCGCTCTCCGAGCTCGCGGCCCATGCCCGACATCTTGAAGCCGCCGAAGGGCGCGCCGGCGTCGAACACGTCGTAGCAGTTGATCCACACCGTGCCGGCCTTGATCTTGGCGGCCAGGTGATGGGCCTTCGATACGTCGCGCGTCCAGACCGCCGCGGCCAGTCCGTAATACGTGTTGTTCGCCCGATCGATGATCTCGTGTACGTCTTTGAACTTCAGCACCGACAACACGGGTCCGAAGATTTCATCCTTGGCGATGGACATCTCGTCTTTCACGTCGCCGAACAGCGTCGGCTCGATGTAGTAGCCGCGCTGGCCGAAGCGATTGCCGCCGGTCAGGCACTGGGCGCCTTCCTGCTTGCCCACGCCGATGTAGTGCATGATCTTGTCGAACTGGGCCTTGTCGACCTGCGGACCCTGCTCGGTGGCGGGATCGAACGGATCGCCCAGCTTGCGGCTTTTGTTCATGCCCACAAGCTTGTCGACGAACTTGTCGTAGACCTTTTCTTCGACAAACAACCGGCTGCCGGCGCAACAGCACTGTCCCTGGTTGAAATACAGGCCAAAGTGCGAGCCGGCCGCGGCGGCGTCGAGATCGGCGTCGGCGAAGACGATGTTCGGGCTTTTGCCGCCCAACTCGAACGTCAGCCGTTTCAGCGTTTGACTGGCGTCGCGCATGATGATCTGGGCCGTGCGATATTCGCCGGTGAACGCAATTTTGTCCACGCCCGGATGCTTGACGATCGCCGCTCCGGCGGTCGGGCCATAGCCGGGCACCACGTTGATCACGCCGTCGGGAATGCCCGCCTTTTGCGCCAGCCGCGCCAGCCGCAGGCAGCTCAGCGGCGTCTGCTCGGCCGGTTTCATCACCACCGTGCAACCGGCGGCCAGCGCCGGCGCCCATTTCCAGCAAACCATGAGGATGGGAAAGTTCCAGGGGATGATTTGCCCGGCGACGCCCACCGGTTCGCGCCGCGTGTAGGTGAAGTAGTTGCCGCGGACGGGAATGGTTTGCCCGTGAATCTTGTCGGCAAAGCCGGCGTAGTAACGCAGGCAGTCGATCGCCAGCGGCAGGTCGGCGGCTTTGGCGTCGCGAATCGGCTTGCCGTTGTCGAGCGTCTCCAACGCCGCCAGGTCGTCGAGTTCTTCTTCCATCAGGTCGGCCAGCTTATAGATCAGCCGGCCGCGGTCGCGGGCATCCATCGTACTCCAAGGGCCGTTCTCCAGGGCATCACGGGCAGCGGCCACGGCGGC
This genomic window contains:
- a CDS encoding type II toxin-antitoxin system prevent-host-death family antitoxin, whose translation is MATITLQEAQAKLSDLVHRLTPGEEVTITENDRPVAKLVSELPPPKPGLRPPPGLGKGYITILADNDDHLKDFAEYMPRLW
- a CDS encoding DUF4058 family protein, whose translation is MPIHDWTRVDARLFQSFHLSWICAISDSLNNGGLPGSHYAMIERKELPPLYDFADLGPPPKLDPHDEKANADVVVSVAAEPPPGRILRLTSEYGYAAAANRITIRGVESEVVAVIEILVPGNKATTAALRSFVDRAASFLRHGIHLLVIDLFPPTRHAPFGIHAAIWQEFATEDTAEIAPPKERPRMLAAYSAGQELTAYIETRNVGDPLTDMPVFLRPEEYVRVPLEATYQKAWSNFPGVLKRRVDTWE
- a CDS encoding ABC transporter ATP-binding protein, whose amino-acid sequence is MNNFGRALRLALRYPLTLAASVACAFVVAVLWGGNISTVYPLVEVTTKGRSLQQWADESVVQSEKKASELRAEAAKLAAEIPATAADQRDGLEKTRQRLLRQAELEDHDAARYRWVNQHLLQPLFPQDPFLTLMLVVGALLAGTIVKSLFFVAQQILVARLAQRVVFNLRKEFYRRTLRMDLATFTSEGTSELMSRFTFDMESLSSGLNDFFGKLIREPLKMITCLVGAACVCWQLLLLSLVVAPLSALLIRWLAKTLKRANRKAMEEMSQIYNILEETFQGVKVVKAFTMERSERWRFHQVSKKYLKKAMRIARYDSLTRPVTEVMGMTTVCVALLAGAYLVLKQKNNLFGIPMGRQPPSFEALLLFYGLLAGVSDPARKLSEVFSRIQRASAASDRIYQLLDREPRIVDAKHPTPLARHHRDLVFDQVTFHYQPTQRVLDNIELRIAFGETIAVVGPNGCGKSTLANLIPRFFDPISGAVLLDGVDLRDVRLRDLRGQIGLVTQETLLFDDTVLANIRYGSPWATRDDVLRAAQRAHAHRFIEEKLEHGYQTIVGQRGNVLSGGQRQRIALARAILRDPPVLILDEATSQVDLESEQVIQQVLEQFIRNRTTVIVTHRMGTLALADRIVVMEAGRILDVGSHDELLRRCSLYGRLHDIQFKEIA
- a CDS encoding metallophosphoesterase, with translation MLNALILFLLAAGQFELMVMLVNRLHAYRIRGPALRWVRDLHELLILLLPVFMAWVVGWHGTRLLAGGSWLALPIGWFVYLAICGMGTLGMFYSAVRYALRSLPAAQLSNHTHVVNVAEQLGYRPLGDGPYASLTRLPGNQLFQVEVSEKVYRLPRLPSEWDGLSILHLTDFHYIGTLDRPFFERLIELGQATRPDLIVFTGDLLDDMRLLDWLEPTLGRLEAPLGRYFILGNHDWYLQPDRIREAMTSLGWHDLAGRTAVVAGDKSPLVLGGSEVPWMGRHPDFSASPHDAFRILLSHTPDNLPWARRQGIDLMLSGHNHGGQVVLPIVGPIYSPSKHGCRYASGVFDAPPTLLYVSRGISGRHPVRWRCRPELTKLVLMSS
- a CDS encoding DJ-1/PfpI family protein, encoding MPQVLMPIGDASEVMDTLYPFFRLPEDGFEVVVCGPEARLYHLVTHEIPPGDDRWDITREGPGYHLRATAAFRDVQPERFAGLFISGGRAPEYLRYDQDLLRITRHFFETGKPVASVCHGIEILTAAGVIRGRKVTTVAKCALDAQQGDAAYVDQPCVVDGNLVTARTWHDSTPFMKAFVGLLRSAATVA
- a CDS encoding HAD family phosphatase, which gives rise to MIGPDSSQNDVSPSPPTAAVFDMDGLLFNTEDLYQDVGGELLRRRGHEFGPELLHAMMGRPGRVALQMMIDYHGLSDTVETLAAESARIFPAILDQRLALMRGVPELLAALEQSEIPKAVATSSGRPFTADVLGRFDLEPRFQFVLTAEDVAEGKPHPEIYLKAAACFGVPPGEMVVFEDSQNGCRAAVAAGAVVVAVPGGHSHLHDFSGATLVADTLADPRIYDLLQIPGPRTGFGTIEE
- the glnA gene encoding type I glutamate--ammonia ligase, with amino-acid sequence MKPKEVLALCREKDVKAVDLRFMDFPGIWQHFTIPVNKLEEDIFEDGLGFDGSSIRGWQAINESDMILVPQPETAVIDPFTTLPTISMICNIQDPITREDYTRDPRNVARKAVNYLKSTGIADTCFIGPEAEFFVFDDIRFDAKAQESYYHIDSIEGEWNRGRVESPNLGYKLRHKEGYFPVPPADQLMDIRNEMMQTMIECGMDVEAQHHEVATAGQCEIDLRFQDLVKMADYMCMYKYIIKNVAKKYNKTVTFMPKPLYGDNGSGMHTHISLWKQGEPLFAGSGYAGLSEMALYAIGGLLRHAPSILAFSNPTTNSYKRLVPGYEAPVNLAYSQRNRSASCRIPMYSPSPKAKRVEFRCPDPSCNPYLSFSAMLMAVIDGIQNKINPGEPLDKDIYDLSPEELAEVPKTPGSLDEALDSLERNHAFMLRGDVFTEDVIGTWIKYKREKEVDAMRLRPHPYEFCLYYDI
- a CDS encoding aldehyde dehydrogenase family protein, with the translated sequence MATATKPEKKSQPKVKHTECFIGGKWVPAASGKAFETINPATEEVIAQVAEGDAEDVDAAVAAARDALENGPWSTMDARDRGRLIYKLADLMEEELDDLAALETLDNGKPIRDAKAADLPLAIDCLRYYAGFADKIHGQTIPVRGNYFTYTRREPVGVAGQIIPWNFPILMVCWKWAPALAAGCTVVMKPAEQTPLSCLRLARLAQKAGIPDGVINVVPGYGPTAGAAIVKHPGVDKIAFTGEYRTAQIIMRDASQTLKRLTFELGGKSPNIVFADADLDAAAAGSHFGLYFNQGQCCCAGSRLFVEEKVYDKFVDKLVGMNKSRKLGDPFDPATEQGPQVDKAQFDKIMHYIGVGKQEGAQCLTGGNRFGQRGYYIEPTLFGDVKDEMSIAKDEIFGPVLSVLKFKDVHEIIDRANNTYYGLAAAVWTRDVSKAHHLAAKIKAGTVWINCYDVFDAGAPFGGFKMSGMGRELGERGLEAYTETKTVTLSLG